The Naumovozyma dairenensis CBS 421 chromosome 8, complete genome genomic sequence TAGTGATAAGTGTACAGATCAAATACATGTTTGTTAAATCAATTTGCTATTGCCTGTTTaactttcttttatttcattttcaaagaCAATCTGTATTTTTCTACCCGCAAATCCTTACGCGGGTGATTTACAGGCGGTCAGGCCGGGTAACAGTTATTAAAACGACAGTGACATTTTTCTCAATATTTatacaacaaaaaaaaaggcCTCATAAATCAAATTACACCTTGTAGAGTCGACGTGTGGTTCCGAAAATGAGTCTTCAATGTGTTTCAGAACCATAACCCAGGTAACTTATTTCATACTAAACAGTGAAGTTATATAAGGATCAacaaattaattattttttgatattgaacTTGTCACAACTTCCCCCTGAGTATTTTGGTTCCTGATCATCTTGCAGAAAAAAGTGACATGCGTCCAATActtctatattttttttaaatgcTGTAGAGTTACATTCATCTATAAAAGACCTCCTGAATGCTTAAGAAGAGGTTTCGTTGGAATGTAAAAATTGACGAACTTCATCTGAAGATCTTGTACTAATGCAaaattttgttcttctacCCCGAGCTTTGTCTAATTCCCAGGTGAGAAGCAACAGTTGCCGATTGCCTTGCCTTTCTAAGTGAGAGAAGAGAGTCTCGTCAAGAGATGGCCACTCGCCCTCGTTTCTCATTACGATGAACCCATCCAACAATCcttcaatattataaatCGTGAATCAAGAATTAAGAATTGTCAAGAACGCGGGAGATTCGAATTAATGCTACGATGTTGTTGTAAAAATGTTATCTCAGATGAGTATCTCGAACCAACGTTTTGTTCTTTGACTTTAGGTGAACCGAGCTGTGAGCTGAGCTGTGTTATGCATTGGTGAGATACAGTATTAACCATTCATACCGGCTTTTTAGCCGTACTATAGTATACCTGCTCCACTGAGATAACTCTGTAGGGAGAAATGTGTCTTAGGGGAGCTTCTCGGATTTTAAAGCCGTTTCGCTGCACATTCCATTCCTTTCTTTTCGGAAACTGTCGTTAAGTGTTGACCGGAACAAATCGGGGGGGGAGGGGAACGTTCCGACCCAATCTCAGTTTTCTCCTACAGTCACGTGCACCGGGATGTCTGCCATTGCTGTCGTTCCGGCACGTTTCTTTTCCAGTTTGAGATTCCGACAAGACTGCCAACTCCCACAGTTTTCCCTCCCGCTGGGACTTCCTGCTGCTCCGTCGCGTCAGTCACTTCACTTCACTTCACTTCACTTCAACTTGCCCTGGGCAAAACCAGAAAGACATGGATGGGTCACGAATTGACCGCGGCTCTGTAAAGTTGGTTACTACTTTGATCTGATCTGATCTTTCAATCTCTTTCTTTATCTTGAAAATGGGGCGTGATACCTGCAGGTCGAGTGAGTGTCACCTTAAATCTCGAAGAAGTCAACATGCACGTTTAcgtgtatatatatatatatatatataaattgCTATCATCTTATGCTCTTTCCTTTATTCTTCACATTTAAATGTGATGTTCCTCATACTTAATGTAATATCTATCACACCAACCCACAACAATGACCAAAGTTCTACCTGTAGCTCAATTAACCGCTGAAGCTTATCCAAAAGTTAAGAGAAATCCATCCTTCAAAGTTCCAACAAAGGATGATGTACAATATTTCCGTTCATTCTTAGATTTCGACGAAATCTTAGAATCTTCCAACTCTGAAGAATTAGCTTCATTCAATCAAGATTggatgaaaaaatatagagGTCAATCTAATCTAGTACTTTTACCAAAATCCACAGATAAAATAGCCAAAATTATGAAATACtgtaatgataataaattagcTGTCGTCCCACAAGGTGGTAACACTGATTTAGTCGGTGCATCTGTACCTGTATTCGATGAAATTATCCtatcattgaaaaacatGAACAAAATTAGAGACTTTGACCCTGTCAGCGGGACTTTCAAATGTGACGCCGGTGTCGTCATGCGTGATGCTCATCAATTCTTACGTGAAAATAATCATATCTTCCCATTAGATTTACcatcaagaaataattgTCAAGTCGGGGGTGTCGTTTCTACTAACGCTGGTGGGTTGAATTTCGTCAGATATGGATCCCTCCATGGTACAGTCTTAGGGTTGGAAGTCGTCTTACCAAATGGGGAAATTATCAGTAACATTAACGCCTTAAGAAAGGATAACACTGGTTATGAtttaaaacaattattcATCGGTGCTGAAGGTACCATCGGTGTCATCACTGGTGTCTCCATTCAAGCTGCTGCCAGACCAAAGGCATTAAACGCTGTATTGATTGGTATCGATAGTTTTGAAACtgttcaaaaattattcattaaggctaaaaatgaattgtCTGAAGTTTTATCCGCTTTTGAATTCATGGATCGCGGTTCCATTGAATGTACCATCGAATATATGGGTAAACCTTTCCCATTAGTCAATAGTCATGGATTTTATGTATTGATCGAAACTTCTGGTTCTAACAAGAGACATGATGACGAAAAATTAGAAGCATTCTTATCAAGTGCCTTGGAAACTAAATTGATCGCAGAGGGTAAAATGGCCAAAGATTTGgatgaatataatttgtTCTGGACTTGGAGAAAATCGGTTCCAACTGCTTGTAACTCCTACGGTGGTAT encodes the following:
- the DLD3 gene encoding D-lactate dehydrogenase — translated: MTKVLPVAQLTAEAYPKVKRNPSFKVPTKDDVQYFRSFLDFDEILESSNSEELASFNQDWMKKYRGQSNLVLLPKSTDKIAKIMKYCNDNKLAVVPQGGNTDLVGASVPVFDEIILSLKNMNKIRDFDPVSGTFKCDAGVVMRDAHQFLRENNHIFPLDLPSRNNCQVGGVVSTNAGGLNFVRYGSLHGTVLGLEVVLPNGEIISNINALRKDNTGYDLKQLFIGAEGTIGVITGVSIQAAARPKALNAVLIGIDSFETVQKLFIKAKNELSEVLSAFEFMDRGSIECTIEYMGKPFPLVNSHGFYVLIETSGSNKRHDDEKLEAFLSSALETKLIAEGKMAKDLDEYNLFWTWRKSVPTACNSYGGMYKYDMSLQLKDLYSVSEAVTKRLNDASMIGDAPKPVVKSVGYGHVGDGNIHLNIAVRHFTKELEDLLEPFVYEYIALKKGSISAEHGVGFHKKGHLHYSRSEIELRFMKDIKNHYDPNGILNPYKYV